The following proteins are encoded in a genomic region of Neoarius graeffei isolate fNeoGra1 chromosome 6, fNeoGra1.pri, whole genome shotgun sequence:
- the bnc1 gene encoding zinc finger protein basonuclin-1 isoform X1, whose amino-acid sequence MSQAICCTLLNCTCDSFRPGKLKRRQCENCRHGWVAHALSKLKMHHSYDGGQVEIVHSNVVFDICSLMLYGTQAIPVRLKILLDRLFSVLKQDEVIKILNALDWTLQDYIRGYVLQDVAGKVLDRWAIMTFEEEIATLQQFLRFGETKSIVELMALQDKEGQAIIIPTVRANSDIRSFIESSMQRPSVLPTMEPLSRNNGHHFESLVNNMTFMLPLQLLNSVPAPLLRSRADSRQQDILARPEILDSNPDTSTHLTSDAEREDVPMERASTNLESDDFTLSDNYSSPSTPCTPSISSDIAQASPESKVRPGVGMKKGRVFCSACEKTFYDKGTLKIHYNAVHLKIKHKCTIEGCNMVFSSLRSRNRHSANPNPRLHMPMNRNNRDRDVRDGMSTGGEAEKRDLRDLSRSVSSYISSSEPKLHSSFPSISHSGIVFPNLKTVQPVLPFYRSLVTPAELANTPGNLPSLPLLSSSSVPVSVGDMESNAEPVPKKKSRKSSMPIKIEKDELEAQSSSNDDDDDPPASMDSGMDCVVKTECDEHGVVHPSVLTHSSHTDEAQAEDRHQAQGCSLTHSPSSFSNVQRDSVDFGDQTCSEVLDRQPTDKVALSTPCKSEVRTDGDGDLQIVCADDENELLHHCESCNKTFKNSYSAKMHYHSIHLKEMHMCTVAGCNAAFPSRRSRDRHSANLNLHHKLLTKDHYVFTPSSKDITTDSQPELPAKDPLSQMSVIFKGTNRMGLVFPMSKSSESIEDPVEDEAVLDLSTRGSGHSSSWDSDAGSEEELPLEDSDENESCDGLSSSAVGLGQQVNNLSSPITCHVCQKVYSNKGTFRAHYKTVHLRLLHKCKVPGCDTTFSSVRSRNRHSQNPNLHRNLPTNTTTIDQE is encoded by the exons GCGATTTGCTGCACGCTGTTGAATTGTACCTGCGACAGTTTCAGACCCGGAAAGCTGAAACGTCGTCAGTGTGAGAACTGCAGGCATGGATGGGTCGCTCacg ctctgAGTAAGCTGAAGATGCATCACTCGTACGACGGAGGTCAGGTGGAGATCGTTCACTCCAACGTGGTGTTCGATATCTGCAGTCTGATGCTGTACGGTACTCAGGCGATCCCCGTGCGGCTGAAGATCCTCCTTGATCGACTCTTCAGTGTCCTGAAGCAGGACGAagtcatcaaaatcctcaacgctCTGGACTGGACGCTGCAGGACTACATACGGGGATACGTCCTGCAG GATGTGGCTGGCAAAGTGCTGGATCGCTGGGCCATCATGACCTTCGAAGAAGAAATTGCGACATTACAGCAGTTCCTTCGATTTGGAGAGACAAAATCCATCGTCGAGTTGATGGCACTTCAGGACAAAGAAGGGCAGGCGATCATTATCCCAACAGTTAGAGCAAACTCGGACATCCGTAGCTTCATAGAGAGCAGTATGCAGCGTCCATCAGTGTTGCCCACAATGGAGCCTCTGAGCAGAAACAATGGCCACCACTTCGAGAGTTTGGTCAACAACATGACCTTCATGCTGCCTCTGCAGTTGCTCAACTCTGTTCCTGCACCACTGCTCAGGTCCAGAGCAGATTCCCGCCAGCAGGACATTCTGGCACGACCCGAAATTCTGGATTCAAACCCTGACACCTCCACTCACTTGACCTCTGATGCAGAAAGAGAAGATGTGCCCATGGAGAGAGCAAGCACCAATTTAGAGTCAGATGATTTCACACTGAGTGACAACTATTCCTCACCCTCGACACCTTGCACGCCTTCAATCAGCTCCGATATCGCCCAGGCGTCACCGGAGTCAAAAGTCCGTCCAGGAGTTGGGATGAAAAAAGGCCGTGTTTTCTGCAGTGCCTGTGAAAAGACCTTTTATGACAAAGGAACACTGAAGATCCACTACAATGCTGTTCACCTCAAGATCAAGCACAAGTGCACTATCGAGGGATGCAACATGGTCTTCAGCTCATTGAGAAGCCGAAACCGGCACAGTGCCAACCCAAACCCGCGCCTGCACATGCCCATGAATCGAAACAATCGGGACAGGGATGTGAGGGATGGAATGAGCACGGGGGGTGAGGCAGAAAAGCGGGACCTCAGGGACCTCAGCAGGTCCGTCTCCAGCTACATAAGCAGTTCTGAGCCCAAACTGCACAGCTCCTTTCCAAGCATCAGCCACAGTGGGATTGTCTTCCCCAACCTGAAGACTGTTCAGCCAGTGCTGCCCTTCTACCGCAGCCTGGTGACGCCTGCTGAGCTTGCCAACACACCTGGAAATCTGCCCTCCTTACCCTTACTGTCCTCTTCTTCTGTGCCTGTAAGTGTAGGAGACATGGAGAGCAATGCCGAGCCCGTGCCCAAGAAGAAATCCCGTAAATCCAGTATGCCCATAAAGATCGAGAAAGATGAGCTGGAAGCGCAAAGCAGCtccaatgatgatgatgacgatcctCCTGCCAGTATGGACTCTGGGATGGACTGTGTGGTAAAGACAGAATGTGATGAGCATGGTGTTGTTCATCCCTCTGTACTCACCCATTCTTCCCATACAGATGAAGCACAAGCTGAGGACAGACACCAAGCCCAGGGGTGCAGTCTCACCCACTCCCCGTCTTCTTTCAGCAACGTGCAAAGAGACTCAGTTGATTTTGGGGACCAAACCTGCAGCGAAGTCTTGGATCGTCAACCCACTGACAAAGTGGCACTAAGCACGCCCTGCAAGTCTGAGGTCCGCACAGACGGCGATGGTGACCTGCAAATAGTGTGTGCAGATGATGAAAATGAGCTTCTTCATCACTGCGAGAGTTGCAATAAGACTTTTAAAAACTCCTACAGCGCCAAAATGCATTACCACAGCATCCACTTGAAGGAAATGCACATGTGCACCGTAGCAGGCTGCAACGCCGCTTTCCCATCCCGCAGGAGCAGAGACAG ACACAGCGCGAATCTGAACTTACACCACAAGCTGTTGACCAAAGATCACTACGTCTTCACTCCATCCTCCAAAGACATCACCACTGATTCACAGCCTGAACTCCCTGCTAAGGATCCTCTGAGCCAGATGTCTGTTATCTTCAAGGGCACAAACCGCATGGGCCTTGTGTTTCCCATGAGCAAATCCTCTGAGAGCATCGAGGATCCGGTGGAGGATGAGGCCGTGTTGGACCTAAGCACCAGAGGAAGTGGTCATTCTTCTTCCTGGGACTCAGATGCAGGCAGCGAGGAGGAGCTCCCCCTGGAAGACAGTGATGAGAATGAGAGCTGTGATGGGCTAAGTTCCAGTGCAGTTGGTCTCGGGCAGCAGGTTAACAACTTGTCTTCACCCATCACCTGCCACGTCTGCCAGAAGGTTTACAGCAACAAGGGCACGTTCAGGGCGCACTACAAAACTGTGCACCTTCGGCTCCTGCACAAGTGCAAGGTACCAGGGTGTGACACCACATTCTCCTCCGTCAGGAGCCGCAATCGACACAGCCAGAACCCGAATTTACACCGGAACCTTCCAACAAACACCACGACCATCGATCAGGAGTAG
- the bnc1 gene encoding zinc finger protein basonuclin-1 isoform X2, producing the protein MDVAGKVLDRWAIMTFEEEIATLQQFLRFGETKSIVELMALQDKEGQAIIIPTVRANSDIRSFIESSMQRPSVLPTMEPLSRNNGHHFESLVNNMTFMLPLQLLNSVPAPLLRSRADSRQQDILARPEILDSNPDTSTHLTSDAEREDVPMERASTNLESDDFTLSDNYSSPSTPCTPSISSDIAQASPESKVRPGVGMKKGRVFCSACEKTFYDKGTLKIHYNAVHLKIKHKCTIEGCNMVFSSLRSRNRHSANPNPRLHMPMNRNNRDRDVRDGMSTGGEAEKRDLRDLSRSVSSYISSSEPKLHSSFPSISHSGIVFPNLKTVQPVLPFYRSLVTPAELANTPGNLPSLPLLSSSSVPVSVGDMESNAEPVPKKKSRKSSMPIKIEKDELEAQSSSNDDDDDPPASMDSGMDCVVKTECDEHGVVHPSVLTHSSHTDEAQAEDRHQAQGCSLTHSPSSFSNVQRDSVDFGDQTCSEVLDRQPTDKVALSTPCKSEVRTDGDGDLQIVCADDENELLHHCESCNKTFKNSYSAKMHYHSIHLKEMHMCTVAGCNAAFPSRRSRDRHSANLNLHHKLLTKDHYVFTPSSKDITTDSQPELPAKDPLSQMSVIFKGTNRMGLVFPMSKSSESIEDPVEDEAVLDLSTRGSGHSSSWDSDAGSEEELPLEDSDENESCDGLSSSAVGLGQQVNNLSSPITCHVCQKVYSNKGTFRAHYKTVHLRLLHKCKVPGCDTTFSSVRSRNRHSQNPNLHRNLPTNTTTIDQE; encoded by the exons ATG GATGTGGCTGGCAAAGTGCTGGATCGCTGGGCCATCATGACCTTCGAAGAAGAAATTGCGACATTACAGCAGTTCCTTCGATTTGGAGAGACAAAATCCATCGTCGAGTTGATGGCACTTCAGGACAAAGAAGGGCAGGCGATCATTATCCCAACAGTTAGAGCAAACTCGGACATCCGTAGCTTCATAGAGAGCAGTATGCAGCGTCCATCAGTGTTGCCCACAATGGAGCCTCTGAGCAGAAACAATGGCCACCACTTCGAGAGTTTGGTCAACAACATGACCTTCATGCTGCCTCTGCAGTTGCTCAACTCTGTTCCTGCACCACTGCTCAGGTCCAGAGCAGATTCCCGCCAGCAGGACATTCTGGCACGACCCGAAATTCTGGATTCAAACCCTGACACCTCCACTCACTTGACCTCTGATGCAGAAAGAGAAGATGTGCCCATGGAGAGAGCAAGCACCAATTTAGAGTCAGATGATTTCACACTGAGTGACAACTATTCCTCACCCTCGACACCTTGCACGCCTTCAATCAGCTCCGATATCGCCCAGGCGTCACCGGAGTCAAAAGTCCGTCCAGGAGTTGGGATGAAAAAAGGCCGTGTTTTCTGCAGTGCCTGTGAAAAGACCTTTTATGACAAAGGAACACTGAAGATCCACTACAATGCTGTTCACCTCAAGATCAAGCACAAGTGCACTATCGAGGGATGCAACATGGTCTTCAGCTCATTGAGAAGCCGAAACCGGCACAGTGCCAACCCAAACCCGCGCCTGCACATGCCCATGAATCGAAACAATCGGGACAGGGATGTGAGGGATGGAATGAGCACGGGGGGTGAGGCAGAAAAGCGGGACCTCAGGGACCTCAGCAGGTCCGTCTCCAGCTACATAAGCAGTTCTGAGCCCAAACTGCACAGCTCCTTTCCAAGCATCAGCCACAGTGGGATTGTCTTCCCCAACCTGAAGACTGTTCAGCCAGTGCTGCCCTTCTACCGCAGCCTGGTGACGCCTGCTGAGCTTGCCAACACACCTGGAAATCTGCCCTCCTTACCCTTACTGTCCTCTTCTTCTGTGCCTGTAAGTGTAGGAGACATGGAGAGCAATGCCGAGCCCGTGCCCAAGAAGAAATCCCGTAAATCCAGTATGCCCATAAAGATCGAGAAAGATGAGCTGGAAGCGCAAAGCAGCtccaatgatgatgatgacgatcctCCTGCCAGTATGGACTCTGGGATGGACTGTGTGGTAAAGACAGAATGTGATGAGCATGGTGTTGTTCATCCCTCTGTACTCACCCATTCTTCCCATACAGATGAAGCACAAGCTGAGGACAGACACCAAGCCCAGGGGTGCAGTCTCACCCACTCCCCGTCTTCTTTCAGCAACGTGCAAAGAGACTCAGTTGATTTTGGGGACCAAACCTGCAGCGAAGTCTTGGATCGTCAACCCACTGACAAAGTGGCACTAAGCACGCCCTGCAAGTCTGAGGTCCGCACAGACGGCGATGGTGACCTGCAAATAGTGTGTGCAGATGATGAAAATGAGCTTCTTCATCACTGCGAGAGTTGCAATAAGACTTTTAAAAACTCCTACAGCGCCAAAATGCATTACCACAGCATCCACTTGAAGGAAATGCACATGTGCACCGTAGCAGGCTGCAACGCCGCTTTCCCATCCCGCAGGAGCAGAGACAG ACACAGCGCGAATCTGAACTTACACCACAAGCTGTTGACCAAAGATCACTACGTCTTCACTCCATCCTCCAAAGACATCACCACTGATTCACAGCCTGAACTCCCTGCTAAGGATCCTCTGAGCCAGATGTCTGTTATCTTCAAGGGCACAAACCGCATGGGCCTTGTGTTTCCCATGAGCAAATCCTCTGAGAGCATCGAGGATCCGGTGGAGGATGAGGCCGTGTTGGACCTAAGCACCAGAGGAAGTGGTCATTCTTCTTCCTGGGACTCAGATGCAGGCAGCGAGGAGGAGCTCCCCCTGGAAGACAGTGATGAGAATGAGAGCTGTGATGGGCTAAGTTCCAGTGCAGTTGGTCTCGGGCAGCAGGTTAACAACTTGTCTTCACCCATCACCTGCCACGTCTGCCAGAAGGTTTACAGCAACAAGGGCACGTTCAGGGCGCACTACAAAACTGTGCACCTTCGGCTCCTGCACAAGTGCAAGGTACCAGGGTGTGACACCACATTCTCCTCCGTCAGGAGCCGCAATCGACACAGCCAGAACCCGAATTTACACCGGAACCTTCCAACAAACACCACGACCATCGATCAGGAGTAG